In one Parvibaculum sp. genomic region, the following are encoded:
- the cysS gene encoding cysteine--tRNA ligase, with product MNAQPNRHKLVLYNTLTRKKEVFEPADPNRVTMYVCGPTVYNHAHIGNARPAVVFDVLARLLRRLYPHVVYARNITDIEDKIIAAAKEQGVEISVVTEKYAQIYRDDMGVLGVLRPDLEPKATESVAEMISMMERLIASGNAYAAERHVLFHVPSFAGYGKLSGRDRDDMIAGARVEVAPYKKDPADFVLWKPSTPDQPGWDSPWGRGRPGWHIECSAMIEKHLGTTIDIHGGGIDLQFPHHENELAQSTCTHGVPLARFWLHNGFVNMGAEKMSKSLGNVLLVHDLIGQAPGEAIRLALLNAHYRQPLDWTEEGLAQAKRMLDRLYGALKGLADVKSEPTNDAAPDEFMAALTDDLNTPKALAVLFDLAKQANTATDPGTRTQLKAALIGAGRLIGLLEMTPEAWFAGAGAASHIDGDEVERLIAARNAARKAKDFAEADRIRGALADMGVAIEDGPQGTSWRVAG from the coding sequence ATGAACGCCCAACCCAACCGACACAAGCTCGTCCTCTACAACACGCTGACGCGCAAGAAGGAAGTCTTCGAGCCCGCGGACCCCAACCGCGTGACGATGTATGTGTGCGGGCCGACGGTCTACAACCACGCCCATATCGGCAATGCGCGGCCGGCGGTCGTGTTCGACGTGCTGGCGCGGCTGCTCAGGCGGCTTTACCCGCATGTCGTCTATGCGCGCAACATCACCGATATCGAGGACAAGATCATCGCCGCCGCAAAAGAACAGGGCGTCGAGATTTCGGTCGTGACCGAGAAATACGCGCAGATCTATCGCGACGACATGGGTGTGCTCGGCGTGTTGCGGCCCGACCTCGAGCCGAAGGCGACGGAGAGCGTCGCTGAAATGATTTCGATGATGGAGCGCCTCATCGCCAGCGGCAACGCCTATGCGGCGGAGCGGCATGTGCTCTTTCATGTGCCGAGCTTTGCCGGATACGGGAAGCTGTCGGGGCGGGACCGCGACGACATGATCGCGGGCGCGCGGGTGGAAGTGGCGCCCTACAAGAAAGACCCGGCGGATTTCGTGCTGTGGAAGCCGAGTACGCCCGACCAGCCCGGCTGGGACAGCCCCTGGGGACGCGGGCGGCCCGGCTGGCATATCGAATGCTCGGCGATGATCGAGAAGCATCTCGGGACGACCATCGACATTCATGGCGGCGGCATCGACCTGCAGTTCCCGCATCACGAGAACGAGCTGGCGCAATCGACATGCACGCATGGTGTGCCGCTGGCGCGGTTCTGGCTGCATAACGGCTTCGTCAACATGGGGGCCGAGAAGATGTCGAAGTCGCTCGGCAATGTGCTGCTGGTGCACGATCTGATCGGCCAGGCGCCCGGTGAGGCGATCCGGCTGGCGCTTTTGAACGCGCATTACCGGCAGCCGCTCGACTGGACGGAAGAGGGGCTGGCGCAGGCCAAGCGCATGCTCGACCGGCTTTACGGCGCGCTCAAGGGGCTGGCCGACGTCAAATCCGAGCCGACCAACGACGCGGCGCCGGACGAGTTCATGGCGGCGCTGACCGACGACCTCAACACGCCGAAAGCGCTGGCGGTGCTGTTCGATCTCGCAAAGCAGGCCAACACGGCGACCGATCCCGGCACGCGCACACAGCTCAAGGCGGCGCTGATCGGCGCGGGGCGGCTGATCGGCTTGCTCGAAATGACGCCCGAGGCCTGGTTTGCAGGGGCGGGGGCGGCTTCCCATATCGATGGGGATGAGGTCGAGCGGCTGATCGCGGCGCGCAATGCGGCGCGCAAGGCCAAGGATTTCGCCGAGGCCGACCGCATCCGCGGCGCGCTTGCCGATATGGGCGTAGCCATCGAAGATGGACCGCAAGGCACAAGCTGGAGAGTGGCGGGCTAG
- the folE gene encoding GTP cyclohydrolase I FolE, which produces MNAVVDGLRARTEDDRLSPVEKPSREEAEAAVRTLIAWAGDNPDREGLIDTPGRVVRAYEEFFEGYNEDPYKELSRTFEEVEGYNDMVMLRDINIESHCEHHMVAILGRAHIAYVPTKKVVGISKLARVIEIFARRLQTQETMTAQIADTINAALQPQGVAILIEAKHQCMTTRGIKKPDVATITTQFTGVFRDDPRMEARFMQMIRGY; this is translated from the coding sequence ATGAATGCTGTAGTTGATGGGCTCCGGGCCCGGACGGAGGACGACCGCCTGTCTCCCGTCGAAAAGCCGAGCCGCGAAGAGGCCGAAGCCGCCGTCCGCACCCTCATCGCATGGGCCGGCGACAACCCCGACCGCGAGGGCCTGATCGACACGCCCGGCCGCGTCGTGCGCGCCTACGAGGAGTTCTTCGAGGGCTACAACGAAGACCCCTACAAGGAATTGAGCCGCACCTTCGAGGAAGTCGAGGGTTACAACGACATGGTGATGCTGCGCGACATCAACATCGAGTCGCATTGCGAGCACCACATGGTCGCCATTCTCGGCCGCGCACATATCGCCTATGTGCCGACCAAGAAGGTTGTCGGCATTTCCAAGCTCGCCCGCGTCATCGAGATCTTCGCCCGCCGCCTGCAGACGCAGGAAACCATGACGGCGCAGATCGCCGACACGATCAACGCCGCGCTGCAGCCGCAGGGCGTCGCCATTCTGATCGAGGCGAAGCATCAATGCATGACGACGCGCGGCATCAAGAAGCCGGATGTCGCCACCATCACCACGCAGTTCACCGGCGTCTTCCGCGACGATCCGCGGATGGAAGCCCGTTTCATGCAGATGATCCGCGGATACTGA
- a CDS encoding DUF2157 domain-containing protein: MWQRAYLNRLKRDLDLWIERGWVTAANADAILASAAEPGASTRRMPAILAILGAVLIGFAVMSFVAANWQEISKLTKIVLIFAAMWTAYGAAIVLEKRGHANFAQAAVLIGLGLFGAGIMLIAQIYHIVTDDPGGVLAWCVAALATAWLLSSRAALALGILLAVVWTWFAIDMNDAVPHWAFWFAWAAAAALALRLSWTPALHLVLIAGFLWQAINVEAIMGLTGLSPSQFAVFVALEALALWMAALAFARDGARLGSVAEAYGIVVAFALVGFFQVDPGEYDRAAEGAAGPTLIAATAMLAAALAALAVMRGRLPSRHVAGVAALAALAIAYPLLSASENAALIPWIYAAAILVLAAWLVSWGSASGSRFAVNFGFVVFAAEVLWLYFATLGTLLDTAIFFALGGVLLIVGSIVFERMRRRIVRGTATEGGAA; encoded by the coding sequence ATGTGGCAACGCGCCTATCTGAACCGTCTGAAGCGCGACCTCGATCTCTGGATCGAGCGCGGCTGGGTGACCGCGGCCAATGCCGACGCGATCCTCGCCTCCGCCGCCGAGCCCGGCGCGTCCACGCGCCGCATGCCGGCCATCCTCGCAATTCTCGGCGCGGTGCTGATCGGCTTTGCGGTGATGAGCTTCGTTGCCGCCAACTGGCAGGAAATCTCGAAACTCACCAAGATTGTCCTGATCTTCGCGGCGATGTGGACGGCCTATGGCGCGGCCATCGTCCTCGAAAAGCGCGGCCATGCGAATTTCGCACAGGCCGCTGTCCTGATCGGCCTCGGCCTCTTCGGCGCCGGCATCATGCTGATCGCGCAGATCTACCACATCGTCACCGACGATCCGGGCGGCGTGCTTGCATGGTGCGTCGCGGCGCTCGCCACCGCATGGCTGCTCTCGTCGCGTGCCGCACTGGCGCTCGGCATCCTGCTGGCTGTCGTCTGGACATGGTTTGCAATCGACATGAACGACGCGGTGCCGCACTGGGCCTTCTGGTTCGCATGGGCGGCCGCCGCCGCGCTGGCGCTGCGCCTCTCCTGGACACCTGCCCTTCACCTGGTCCTGATCGCCGGTTTCCTGTGGCAGGCCATCAACGTCGAGGCGATCATGGGCCTCACCGGCCTCTCGCCCTCGCAATTCGCGGTCTTCGTCGCCCTCGAAGCGCTGGCGCTGTGGATGGCGGCGCTCGCCTTCGCACGTGACGGCGCCCGTCTGGGCAGCGTCGCCGAGGCCTATGGCATCGTCGTCGCCTTCGCGCTGGTCGGCTTCTTTCAGGTCGACCCCGGCGAATATGACCGCGCCGCCGAGGGCGCCGCCGGTCCGACCTTGATCGCGGCCACCGCCATGCTCGCCGCCGCGCTCGCCGCCCTTGCCGTCATGCGCGGTCGCTTGCCGTCGCGCCATGTGGCCGGCGTCGCCGCGCTGGCCGCCCTCGCCATCGCCTATCCGCTTCTCTCCGCCTCGGAGAACGCCGCCTTGATCCCGTGGATCTATGCCGCCGCCATTCTGGTGCTTGCCGCATGGCTGGTTTCATGGGGTTCGGCGAGCGGCAGCCGGTTTGCCGTCAATTTCGGCTTCGTCGTCTTCGCGGCCGAAGTCCTCTGGCTCTACTTCGCGACGCTCGGCACGCTTCTCGACACCGCGATCTTCTTCGCACTCGGCGGTGTCTTGCTGATCGTCGGCAGCATCGTCTTCGAGCGTATGCGCCGCCGCATCGTCCGCGGCACCGCCACCGAAGGGGGTGCGGCATGA
- a CDS encoding GDYXXLXY domain-containing protein, translating into MNPRFGMALIVLALGQTLFLGAMIWDRVTLLRSPDVVTLKTAPIDPRDIFRGYYVILSYEISQLPLDKLSGDDEFTEGDTIHVELAPDGDTWKAVAAWRDRPEPADGNKIIRGRITYVLENRMVTRAPVDDTEMTAPEAPCPGCKTVTIVYGIESYFIPEGDGQELEDERNAGILTVDVALGRSGTPAIKGLRLNGEPVYEEPVF; encoded by the coding sequence ATGAACCCCCGTTTCGGCATGGCGCTGATCGTGCTGGCGCTCGGGCAAACGCTGTTTCTCGGCGCCATGATCTGGGACCGGGTGACGCTGCTGCGCTCGCCCGACGTCGTCACCTTGAAGACCGCGCCCATCGACCCGCGCGACATTTTCCGCGGTTACTACGTCATTCTGAGCTACGAGATTTCGCAACTGCCGCTCGACAAACTTTCGGGCGACGACGAATTCACCGAAGGCGATACCATTCATGTCGAGCTTGCGCCGGACGGCGACACATGGAAAGCCGTCGCCGCATGGCGCGACCGCCCGGAGCCGGCGGACGGCAACAAGATCATCCGTGGACGTATCACTTACGTCCTTGAGAACCGGATGGTCACCCGCGCCCCGGTCGACGACACGGAAATGACGGCGCCCGAAGCGCCCTGCCCCGGCTGCAAGACGGTCACCATCGTCTACGGCATCGAAAGCTATTTCATCCCCGAAGGCGACGGCCAGGAACTTGAGGACGAACGCAACGCCGGCATCCTCACCGTCGATGTTGCGCTCGGCCGCAGCGGCACCCCCGCCATCAAGGGCCTGCGCCTCAATGGCGAACCGGTCTACGAAGAGCCGGTCTTCTGA
- the yidD gene encoding membrane protein insertion efficiency factor YidD translates to MRRDLLSLPMRGLIRFYQWFISPLLGPSCRHLPTCSDYTLQAMERHGAWRGFWMGLARIARCHPWGSHGFDPVPERLESQPFWAPWRYGRWRMPPAPSECTHGTH, encoded by the coding sequence ATGCGGCGCGACCTCCTTTCGCTCCCGATGCGCGGCCTGATCCGGTTCTATCAGTGGTTCATTTCGCCGCTGCTGGGCCCCTCCTGCCGCCATCTGCCGACCTGCTCGGACTACACCCTGCAGGCGATGGAGCGGCATGGCGCGTGGCGCGGTTTCTGGATGGGGCTTGCGCGCATCGCGCGGTGCCACCCCTGGGGCAGCCACGGGTTCGACCCGGTGCCGGAGCGGCTGGAGAGCCAGCCCTTCTGGGCGCCGTGGCGATACGGGCGCTGGCGGATGCCGCCGGCGCCGTCGGAATGCACGCACGGAACGCATTGA
- a CDS encoding iron-sulfur cluster assembly scaffold protein, protein MLNEIYNKRILELASDIPFSERLSAPDASATAVSKLCGSKVTVDVRLEGDKVAAYGADVKACALGQASSSIMARHVIGASAAELHEVGAAMRAMLKEGAAPPREIFGGKWKDLEVLEPVRDYKARHASTLLVFDAVEEAVETALAAKQGAAKRGSGTAAQTGTATRTGPAA, encoded by the coding sequence ATGCTCAACGAGATCTACAACAAGCGCATTCTCGAACTCGCTTCGGATATTCCGTTCAGCGAGCGCTTGTCCGCGCCCGACGCCTCGGCGACGGCGGTGTCGAAGCTTTGCGGCTCGAAGGTGACGGTCGATGTCCGGCTCGAAGGCGACAAGGTCGCGGCTTACGGCGCGGATGTGAAAGCCTGTGCGCTGGGGCAGGCGTCGTCGTCGATCATGGCGCGGCATGTGATCGGCGCCAGCGCCGCCGAGCTGCACGAAGTCGGCGCCGCGATGCGGGCGATGCTGAAAGAGGGCGCCGCGCCACCGCGCGAGATATTCGGCGGCAAGTGGAAAGACCTCGAAGTGCTGGAGCCGGTGCGCGACTACAAGGCGCGCCATGCCTCGACGCTGCTGGTGTTCGATGCGGTGGAAGAGGCGGTGGAGACCGCGCTTGCTGCGAAGCAGGGGGCCGCCAAACGGGGGAGTGGGACTGCCGCGCAGACCGGCACCGCCACTAGAACCGGCCCGGCCGCCTGA
- the hisI gene encoding phosphoribosyl-AMP cyclohydrolase, with translation MTGTSPFAPRGTAQEIEEGAAFAPKFDKDGLITAVTTDANTGELLMVAWMNAEALARTIETGEAWYWSRSRNELWHKGDTSGQIQTVKELRTDCDQDTVWLKVEVGGDGGCCHVGYKACFYRRVPLGKLPATLERTGAEKLPQR, from the coding sequence ATGACAGGCACATCCCCCTTCGCACCGCGCGGCACCGCGCAGGAAATTGAGGAAGGCGCGGCCTTCGCGCCGAAATTCGACAAGGACGGCCTCATCACCGCCGTCACGACGGATGCGAATACGGGCGAACTGCTGATGGTCGCCTGGATGAACGCCGAGGCGCTGGCCCGCACCATCGAAACCGGCGAGGCCTGGTACTGGAGCCGCAGCCGCAACGAACTCTGGCACAAGGGCGACACCAGCGGACAGATTCAGACGGTGAAGGAACTCCGCACCGATTGCGATCAGGACACGGTCTGGCTGAAAGTCGAAGTCGGCGGCGACGGCGGCTGCTGCCATGTCGGCTACAAGGCCTGTTTCTATCGCCGCGTGCCGCTCGGCAAGCTCCCCGCCACGCTCGAACGCACCGGCGCCGAAAAATTGCCGCAACGCTGA
- the thrS gene encoding threonine--tRNA ligase: MIKLKLPDGSVREHEKPLDGLAFAESIAKSLAKKAIAVKLDGKMMDLATVIDRDAAIEVVTRETADGVDLLRHDAAHVMAEAVQELFPGTQVTIGPVIENGFYYDFARAEPFKAEDLEKIEARMREIVDRDEKITREVWKRDDAVAHFKKIGEHYKAEIIESIPAGEDVSIYRQGNWLDLCRGPHLPSTGKLGKAFKLTKLAGAYWRGNSRNEMLQRIYGTCWANDNDLKAYLTMVEEAERRDHRKIGREMELFHLQEEAQGSVFWHAKGYRIWQALEQYIRRRIDAAGYLEVKTPQLLDSKFWEQSGHWSKFRENMFVVPDEIPSTDEEAPVLSGKAKLMAIKPMNCPAHVQIFKQGVKSYRDLPLRMAEFGCCHRNEPHGALHGLMRVRQMTQDDAHIFCREDQITAESVAFCELLLSVYRDLGFDQVKVRLATRPDVRAGEDAVWDRAEKGLADAVEAAGLEYTVAPGEGAFYGPKLEFHLKDAIGRTWQCGTIQLDFVLPERLDASYIGEDSARHRPVMLHRAILGSMERFIGILIENYEGRFPLWLAPVQAVVTTITSDADPYAEEMLQAMRAAGLRVEIDLRNEKINYKVREHSVAKVPAIFVAGRREAEERTVSIRRLGSQQQETLPLEAAIKALVEEATPPDLR; this comes from the coding sequence ATGATCAAGCTGAAACTTCCCGACGGTTCCGTTCGTGAACATGAAAAACCGCTGGACGGGCTCGCCTTTGCCGAAAGCATTGCGAAGTCGCTGGCCAAGAAGGCGATCGCCGTCAAGCTCGACGGCAAGATGATGGACCTTGCGACGGTGATCGACCGCGACGCGGCAATCGAAGTCGTGACGCGCGAGACGGCGGACGGCGTCGACCTGCTGCGCCACGACGCGGCGCATGTGATGGCCGAGGCCGTGCAGGAGCTTTTTCCGGGCACGCAGGTGACGATCGGGCCGGTGATCGAGAACGGTTTCTATTACGACTTCGCGCGCGCCGAGCCCTTCAAGGCCGAAGACCTCGAAAAGATCGAGGCGCGGATGCGCGAGATCGTCGACCGCGACGAGAAGATCACGCGCGAAGTGTGGAAGCGCGACGACGCGGTGGCGCATTTCAAGAAGATCGGCGAGCACTACAAGGCCGAAATCATCGAGAGCATTCCGGCGGGCGAGGATGTGTCGATCTACCGGCAGGGCAACTGGCTCGATCTCTGCCGGGGGCCGCATTTGCCTTCGACGGGCAAGCTCGGCAAGGCGTTCAAGCTGACGAAGCTTGCCGGCGCCTATTGGCGCGGCAACAGCCGCAACGAAATGCTCCAGCGCATTTACGGGACGTGCTGGGCCAACGACAACGACCTCAAGGCGTATCTCACGATGGTGGAAGAGGCCGAGCGCCGCGACCACCGCAAGATCGGCCGCGAGATGGAGCTCTTTCATCTGCAGGAAGAAGCGCAAGGCTCGGTGTTCTGGCACGCCAAGGGCTATCGCATCTGGCAGGCGCTGGAACAATATATCCGCCGCCGCATCGACGCCGCCGGCTATCTGGAGGTCAAGACGCCGCAGCTTCTCGACTCGAAGTTCTGGGAGCAGTCGGGCCACTGGTCGAAATTCCGCGAGAACATGTTCGTGGTGCCGGACGAAATTCCGTCCACGGACGAAGAAGCGCCGGTGCTGAGCGGAAAGGCCAAGCTGATGGCGATCAAGCCGATGAACTGCCCGGCGCATGTGCAGATTTTCAAGCAGGGCGTCAAATCCTATCGCGACCTGCCGCTCAGGATGGCGGAATTCGGCTGCTGCCACCGCAACGAGCCGCATGGGGCGTTGCACGGGCTGATGCGCGTGCGGCAGATGACGCAGGACGATGCACATATCTTCTGCCGCGAGGACCAGATCACGGCGGAGAGCGTGGCGTTTTGCGAATTGCTGCTCAGCGTCTATCGCGACCTCGGCTTTGACCAGGTGAAAGTGCGGCTGGCGACGCGGCCGGATGTGCGCGCCGGCGAGGATGCGGTGTGGGACCGGGCCGAGAAGGGACTGGCCGATGCGGTGGAGGCGGCCGGGCTCGAATACACGGTGGCGCCGGGCGAGGGCGCGTTTTATGGACCGAAGCTCGAGTTCCACCTGAAGGATGCGATCGGGCGGACATGGCAATGCGGCACGATCCAGCTCGACTTCGTGCTGCCGGAACGGCTCGACGCTTCCTATATCGGCGAGGACAGCGCGCGGCACCGTCCGGTGATGCTGCACCGGGCGATCCTCGGTTCGATGGAGCGTTTCATCGGCATCCTGATCGAGAACTACGAGGGCCGTTTCCCGCTCTGGCTGGCGCCGGTGCAGGCAGTGGTGACGACGATCACGTCGGACGCCGATCCCTATGCGGAAGAAATGCTGCAGGCGATGCGGGCGGCGGGACTGCGCGTCGAGATCGATCTTCGCAACGAGAAGATCAACTACAAGGTGCGCGAACATTCGGTCGCCAAGGTGCCGGCGATTTTCGTTGCCGGACGCCGTGAGGCCGAAGAACGCACGGTGTCGATCCGGCGTCTCGGTTCGCAGCAGCAGGAAACGCTGCCGCTCGAAGCGGCGATCAAGGCGCTTGTCGAGGAGGCGACGCCGCCGGACCTGCGGTGA
- a CDS encoding carotenoid oxygenase family protein: MSKPYPNNPFLQHNFAPVAAECDAPDLVVYGELPAALAGTLYRNGPNPMFPPLGHQHHWFLGEGMIHAIHVEGGKASYRNRWVRTEQYEAQRKAGERRISMAFGEAPLPGAENIKRNVANTNVVWHAGKLMALDEGSSPVAMDGDTLETTGSWNFEGKYNGPMTAHPKFDPKTGEMIFFGYMAAGPGTPDISYQVVDRDGKLTRSETFKAPYASMVHDFIVTDEHVIFPIFPATIDVERIMKGGPVIAWDPDAGTHIGIMARNASTDTIRWFKGDPCYVYHPMNAYTTHDGGRTRIVADMMKYSRVPLFPSADGKKAPTDLLDEQGQLVRWTFDLDGNSDSYTEEALTDLGGEFPRLDERFAGHGYRHGYYAATKAPKVPGASFDTLVHIDLASGKRREWEAGAGCYVHEPVFVPRKEGAAEGDGFVVSLVYDTARNISDFIVLDTDDISKGPLARVELPARVPFGFHGNWRDAG; the protein is encoded by the coding sequence ATGTCCAAGCCCTATCCGAACAATCCTTTCCTGCAGCACAATTTCGCGCCGGTAGCGGCCGAATGCGATGCGCCCGACCTCGTGGTCTATGGCGAATTGCCGGCAGCGCTGGCGGGCACGCTTTATCGGAACGGTCCGAACCCGATGTTTCCGCCGCTCGGTCACCAGCATCACTGGTTTCTCGGCGAAGGCATGATCCATGCGATCCATGTCGAGGGCGGCAAGGCGAGCTATCGCAACCGCTGGGTGAGGACCGAACAATACGAAGCGCAGCGCAAGGCCGGCGAGCGGCGGATTTCGATGGCGTTCGGCGAAGCGCCGCTGCCGGGCGCCGAAAACATCAAGCGCAATGTCGCCAACACAAATGTCGTGTGGCATGCGGGCAAGCTGATGGCGCTGGACGAGGGAAGTTCGCCGGTGGCGATGGATGGCGACACGCTGGAGACGACGGGCTCGTGGAACTTCGAGGGCAAGTATAACGGCCCGATGACGGCGCATCCGAAATTCGATCCGAAGACCGGCGAAATGATTTTCTTCGGCTACATGGCGGCGGGGCCGGGGACGCCGGACATTTCGTACCAGGTCGTCGACCGCGACGGCAAGCTGACGCGCAGCGAAACCTTCAAGGCGCCTTACGCCAGCATGGTGCATGACTTCATCGTTACCGACGAGCATGTGATCTTCCCGATCTTTCCGGCGACGATCGATGTCGAGCGCATCATGAAAGGCGGGCCGGTGATTGCGTGGGATCCCGATGCCGGCACGCATATCGGCATCATGGCGCGCAATGCCTCGACCGATACGATCCGCTGGTTCAAGGGCGATCCCTGCTATGTCTATCACCCGATGAACGCCTATACGACGCATGATGGCGGACGTACGCGCATCGTTGCCGACATGATGAAATACAGCCGCGTGCCGCTTTTCCCGAGCGCCGACGGCAAGAAGGCGCCGACCGATCTTCTCGACGAGCAGGGACAGCTTGTGCGCTGGACGTTCGACCTCGACGGAAATTCCGACAGCTACACCGAAGAAGCACTGACCGATCTCGGCGGCGAGTTTCCGCGTCTCGACGAACGTTTCGCCGGGCATGGCTATCGCCACGGCTATTACGCGGCGACAAAGGCACCGAAGGTGCCGGGCGCGTCCTTCGACACGCTGGTGCATATCGATCTTGCGAGCGGCAAGCGGCGCGAATGGGAAGCGGGTGCGGGATGCTATGTGCATGAGCCGGTTTTCGTGCCGCGCAAGGAAGGCGCGGCGGAGGGCGACGGCTTTGTGGTGTCGCTGGTTTACGACACGGCGCGCAATATCAGCGACTTCATCGTTCTCGATACGGACGATATTTCCAAGGGGCCGCTGGCGCGTGTCGAGCTGCCGGCGCGGGTGCCGTTCGGCTTTCACGGCAACTGGCGGGACGCCGGCTGA
- a CDS encoding patatin-like phospholipase family protein, with the protein MPKPKIGPKIGIALGAGVARGWTHIGVLRALSRAGIEADIVAGTSIGALVGGCLVANRLDPLEDFARSLTRRRMLSLLDLRFRSSGLIGDTKLAELMREQLSDLRIEDLERTFVGVATELTTGHELWLHKGDLTQAIRASYALPGVFAPVAVDGRWLIDGALVNPVPVSVARALGARVVIAVNLNNDPFDPSIHRQTRSARFPGYVGGAPPALPEDELFRELQERIEEETSAEEDASLTQGEATPVAARIREKLKTLRWKKTPEQELMRRVIGGRKRGPGIASVMLASLNIVQDRLGRMRMAGDPPDVMIAPKVGHLSLLDFDHADELIRLGEEAAEDAIPHIHETIELMS; encoded by the coding sequence ATGCCCAAACCGAAAATCGGCCCGAAAATCGGCATCGCCCTTGGCGCCGGCGTCGCGCGCGGATGGACGCATATCGGCGTGCTGCGCGCCTTGTCCCGCGCCGGCATCGAAGCCGACATCGTGGCCGGCACATCGATCGGCGCGCTTGTCGGCGGCTGCCTCGTGGCAAACCGGCTGGACCCGCTGGAAGATTTCGCCCGCTCGCTGACGCGGCGGCGCATGTTGAGCCTGCTCGATCTGCGCTTCCGTTCCTCGGGCCTGATCGGCGACACGAAACTCGCCGAACTGATGCGCGAACAGCTTTCCGATCTGCGCATTGAAGACCTCGAGCGCACCTTTGTCGGCGTCGCCACCGAACTGACCACCGGCCACGAACTCTGGCTGCACAAGGGCGATCTCACCCAGGCGATCCGCGCCTCCTATGCGCTGCCCGGCGTCTTCGCGCCGGTCGCGGTCGACGGCCGCTGGCTGATCGACGGCGCGCTGGTCAACCCCGTGCCGGTTTCGGTCGCCCGCGCGCTGGGCGCCCGCGTCGTCATTGCGGTCAATCTCAACAACGATCCCTTCGACCCCTCGATTCACCGCCAGACCCGGTCCGCGCGTTTCCCCGGCTATGTCGGCGGCGCGCCGCCGGCCTTGCCGGAAGACGAACTCTTCCGCGAATTGCAGGAGCGCATCGAGGAGGAAACGTCGGCGGAGGAAGATGCCTCGCTGACGCAGGGCGAAGCCACGCCCGTCGCCGCCCGCATCCGCGAAAAGCTGAAAACCCTGCGCTGGAAGAAGACGCCCGAACAGGAATTGATGCGCCGCGTCATCGGTGGCCGCAAGCGCGGCCCCGGCATCGCCAGCGTCATGCTGGCCTCGCTCAACATCGTTCAGGATCGCCTTGGCCGCATGCGCATGGCCGGCGACCCGCCCGACGTGATGATCGCGCCGAAAGTCGGACATCTGAGCCTGCTCGACTTCGACCACGCGGACGAACTGATCCGTCTCGGCGAAGAAGCAGCCGAAGACGCGATCCCGCACATCCACGAGACGATTGAATTGATGAGTTAG
- a CDS encoding CBS domain-containing protein, with amino-acid sequence MNVAAILKAKGPEVVTVDPNATLGQVATTLSERRIGAIVVMQDRKVLGIVSERDVIKAIARVGAAALTTPVREAMTSRIITCGLNDSIDELMDSMTAGRFRHLPVIEDGELVGIVSIGDVVKHRIAETVMETEALKLYIATG; translated from the coding sequence ATGAACGTTGCGGCGATTTTGAAGGCGAAGGGCCCGGAGGTGGTGACGGTCGATCCGAACGCCACGCTGGGTCAGGTAGCGACGACGCTGAGCGAACGGCGGATCGGCGCCATTGTCGTGATGCAGGACCGCAAGGTGCTCGGCATCGTCTCGGAGCGCGATGTCATCAAGGCGATCGCGCGGGTCGGCGCGGCGGCGCTGACAACGCCGGTGCGCGAGGCCATGACGTCGCGCATCATCACATGCGGCCTCAACGACTCGATCGACGAATTGATGGATTCGATGACGGCGGGGCGGTTCCGCCATCTGCCGGTGATCGAGGATGGCGAGCTTGTCGGGATCGTTTCGATCGGCGACGTGGTGAAGCACCGGATCGCCGAGACGGTGATGGAGACCGAAGCGCTGAAGCTCTATATCGCCACCGGCTGA